AGCTGAATTTTTAAGTCTTCCAGACTCTTTTATAGAAAAGGCAGTGCAAGTTTATCAAAGAATGGAATATATTACAATATAAATAGACTCCCTGATGATAAAGGGAGTCTATTTTATTTTTACGGTATATACATAACATTCAATCAATTAAACCACAATTGTTGACTTAATTTCAATTCTGCATAATCAAAAATATTAAAATATCCATTTTTATCGCAATTAATAGACAATATACATTTATCTAAATATATATTAAAATAATTTACACTTTTGATCAAATACTGCCGGGCTTAAATAAGAATAACAAAACCAATAGTAAACTCTTTTTTATTCTCATAAAAATCCTCCGAAATAACATATTTTATCTGCATTATATCATTATCATCAAAAATTGTCAACAAATACTACGATAAATTAGTATATTATTCCAATACATAACACCTTTATTTTTTGGTTATAATATACTATAATATGATTAAAGGTGCTGAAACATGGAACATTTTGACGAATTGTCTGTAATCAAAAGAATAGAAGAATTAAGATTGTTGAAAAGATGGTCTTATTATGAACTTGCAAAACGTTCTGAAATTTCTCAATCTACATTAATAGCAATGCTTAAGGCTCCACATGTACCAACCATTTATAATTTAGCAAAAATTTGTAATGGTTTTGGTATATCTCTTGCATCTTTTTTTAGTTATCTTGATGACAATAAAGTTGACAGCTTAGATGTTTTAGACCTGTGGAACATTCTTGATTCTGAATCCAAACATCTCGCCTTAATTTATATGAAAGGGTTGGCTCACTTGCCAGCGGGAGAAGAGAATGAAAAATTATGAGCAATTAAACTCAATAGCAGAAATTTACACAAATTACGTTGAAGAAATACCTAACAATCCATTAAGACTGGCAAATCAGCTTCAAATTAAATGTAAAACGAAAATAGAATATATGGGGGAATATGCTGGTTCACAATGCCCTTTATATTCATATCCTGCTATTCTATGTAATTATGGCACTAGGAACAAACCACAATACACAATTTATTATGATGAGTCAGCACAATTTTGGGGCTTTTATGTATTTCATGAATTGGCACATTATATATTGGAACATGATTCTGACGACCCAGACAATGAACGAGAAGCTAATCTGCTGGCTTGTTTATTGCTTGCCCCTCCTCGACTAATACCTACAACATTCAAAAAAGCGAATGATTTAAATGTTAATTTTCACATACCGCTTGGACGTGCCGAAGAATATTGGGAGAAATTTTCTAAGGCAAATAACCGCAAAAACCAAACTTTGAAATTTAAAAAATTGCTTACATATACAATATTCAGTATTTTTACAGTTGTGTCGATTGTTTTTGGATTGAATTACTTGCACGACTCTTCTGATAAAAATAATATCCCTAATTCTATTCAAACATCACAGCCGTTACAAAATAAAACTACTGAATTTATACCTAATGCATCATCTGAGCCATCAATTAATATTGTTAATGAAAATACAAAACAAAATAATATAGTAATCGTTACAAAAACCGGCACAAAATATCATTTGCCAACATGCAGTCATGTCATAAATAGAGAAAATTTAAAACAG
This region of Congzhengia minquanensis genomic DNA includes:
- a CDS encoding helix-turn-helix domain-containing protein, producing MEHFDELSVIKRIEELRLLKRWSYYELAKRSEISQSTLIAMLKAPHVPTIYNLAKICNGFGISLASFFSYLDDNKVDSLDVLDLWNILDSESKHLALIYMKGLAHLPAGEENEKL